TGAGCACCTTCAGACGTGGCACGCTCCAGCGTTTTGACGAAATACCTTGAAGTGACTGGACCAATTAGCCCCTCTATCCGGATAACGTAGACCTCTCCCTCGGCGCACGCTGACACGGCCAAGACCACAAGAAGGACAAGGCTTATGAGCACTGACTTTACGATCATCTAGACCACTATAGGTTTGCTTATTGCTGATGTCAAGACCAAAAAACCCTTGCCCCAAGACAAATCCTAAACCCGAAACTCTAATCTCTTCACCCCGTTAGATATGGCCAGTAAGAAAAGCAAGTGGTCCAATAAACGGCGATTTCCAGGACAGACAACGCCATTCTATTGAAGCAACACGTCATTATCTAACGGGGTAGACAATATCCAATCACCAAAATCCAAATGTCCAAAAGTGCGTGCCTGTCCCTACCAGTTAGTTAATTATGTTGCATGTCTTATTAATAATCTTAATTAACGACTTGACAAATTCAATCTTTGGCTTTATATTATCAAGCGAATGCTCGAAAGGGGGCGAAAATGACCAGAATGCCAGGCGGATGCCCAGTTTGCCAAGAGATACTGACAGTCAGGTCTCTCTACTGCCCTGCTTGTAAGGTCAAGATAGAGGGCGAATTCGAGCTCCCAAAGCTACTTTCCCTCACACCAGAACAGATGGAATTCATTCAGGTTTTCCTGCGCTCAAGGGGAAACATCAAAGAGGTGGAGCGGGAGCTTGGAATCTCCTATCCCACTGTCAGAACCAGGCTCGGGGATGTGATAGCCACGCTCGGGTACGAGGTCGAACCTGTCGAAGAACCAGATTCTTCAAGTGTCCTAGCCTCTCTGGAGAAAGGTGATATCACGGTTGAAGAGGCAGTGAAAAGATTACGCGGAGAGGCCTGAGCCCTGTTTCTCTGGTCCACACGGAAGAGCCGTATCAAATCAAGGAGGAGATTATGGATGAAAAGATGAAAATCCTGCAGATGCTGGAAGACGGAAAGATAACCGCAGAGGAGGCAGCCAGACTCCTGGAAGCAGTGTCCCGGCATAAGCCAGAGCGGCATACGGTCGGTGTAGACTCTGATGTCATCGGCGACGTTATGGGTGGAGTCAGCGGCGTAATGGAATCAATACCTGGAATCATAGCACACTGCGTACGACTAGAAACCAGAGGTGGAAAGAAGACCCTGCGCGTGAAGAAGAAACCTACTGTGAAACTCAGCCTCGTTGGAGGTGATCTCACCATATCCCCGTCGGACGATGGCACGATAAGAGGAAACCTCAGCTCGGGGATTGTCACGGCAAAGGATATCAGGGATGAACTCTTGATAAAATGTCTGGGTGGGGATGCGGATGTGCAAATGCCCCGAGTAGAAACTCTCTCGGTATCCCTTGTCGGGGGCGACGTAGAAGGTGATGTTGACGCCGCGTCTCTTACCGTGAAAACCCTGGACGGAGACATCAAACTGCACTTGAAAAACCTGCAAAGCGCTGTCATGAAATCGAAATCTGGAGATATCAGCATAACCATACCGAAGGACGCGGATGCTGTGGTCGATGCCTACACCATGTCAGGCGACCTGCAGTTTGAACCAAAGATAGCGATTGAGGAACAGACTGACAACCACATAAAAGGGAAGATGGGCAAGGGTAAAGGGAGTCTCACAATAGTGAATCTCTCAGGCGACATAACTGTCAAGGCGTCCAGCTGAGCGCCAGACAAAGAGACGAGGAGAAGAAATGGAAGAAAGAGCGAGGATTTTGAACATGGTCGCGGAGGGGAAGATCTCTGCTGAGGAAGCGGAAAGGCTCCTCCAGGCCCTTGAAGGTGGGGAACTGAACGAGGTGGCTAAGAGAGGCAAGGCCAGGTGGTTGAAGGTCAGAGTCTACGACAAAAACTCGGGAAAGGTGAAGGTCAAGGTGAACATTCCGCTTGCCTTGGTCAAGATAGGTGCTAAAATAGGCGCCAAATTCGACCTAAAACTTCCCGAAGAAGCCAGACGCCAAATGGTGGAAAAGGGGATTGACCCTGGGAATCTGACAGATGTGAAAAAACTGGAGGCAATCATAGACAATCTTGCCGCTCAGGGTCCATTCAAGCTTGTCGATGTCGAAGAAGATGATGAAAAGGTAGAGGTCTTTATAGAGTGAACCCACACATTTTCAGGCAGTACGACATCAGAGGAGTCGCAGCATCTGACCTGACAGACGATGTCGTTCAACGCATAGGTAGGGCTTTTGGCACGCACCTGAAGCGCGCCGGCAGAAAAAGGCTCGTACTTGGAAGAGACGTCAGGCTCAGCTCACCAAGGATAGCAAAAACCATAAAGAAGGGCCTTCTCTCCACTGGATGCAATGTGATCGACCTCGGAGTCGTACCCACACCTGTCTTCTATTTCTCCATATACAGGCTGCGAGCGCAAGGCGGAGTGATGGTCACTGGAAGTCACCTTCTGAAAAAGTACAACGGACTCAAACTGTGCAAGGATGCTGAGACAATCTACGGAAAAGAGATACAGAAGATAAGGAAGATAGCGGAGAGCGGGAAGTTCCTGACGGGCCGGGGAAGAGAAAACAGAAGGTCTGTGACAGAGGCCTACAAAGACTCAGTCGTCAAGAAGAACAGAGTGGAAAAGAAACTGAAGGTCGTGATTGATCCAGGGAATGGCACGGGCGGACCAATAGTGAGATCAATTCTGAGAGAGCTGGGTTGTCGGGTAGAATGCATCAACTGTAAACCCGATGGTCGATTCCCTGCCCACCAACCAGACCCTACAGTACCGAAGTACATGACGCAGCTTGTCCAGAATGTCCTCGAAAAACACGCAGACATCGGAATAGGCATAGATGGTGATGCAGACAGAATTGGCGTTGTGGATGAGCTGGGTAACCTAGTCTGGGGCGACAAACTGCTGGCGCTCTATGCAGAGGAGCTTCTCTCAAAGGTTCCGGGGGCGGAGATCATCTTCGAGGTCAAATGCTCTCAGGCTCTGCCGGAGTACATAAGATCGCTTGGAGGAAGGCCGAAGATGTGGAAGACCGGCCACTCCTTGATAAAAGCGAAGATGAAGAGAGATGAAGCGTTGCTGGCAGGCGAGATGTCCGGCCACATGTTCTTCGCGCACAACTGGTATGGATTCGACGACGCCATATTCGCTTCAGCAAGAATTGTCTCCATCTTGTCCAGGGCAGATGCTTCCATGTCAGTCCTCCTGGAAAAGATTCCCAAGTATTTTGCCACTCCTGAAGTTAGGATTGAAAGCACAGACAGGAGGAAATTCGAGGTTGTAGATAAGGTTAAATCCTTTTTCTCGCAGAAGTACAGGACGAGAAAAATTGACGGGGTGAGAATTGAATATGGAGATGGATGGGGCCTGGTTAGAGCATCCAATACTGAACCCATAGTTGTTGCCAGGTTCGAGGCAAAAACGAGAAAAAGGCTGCAGGAAATAGAAAAGGAAATCATGACAAGAGTAAACCAATACAATGAACCCTGACCCCACCCGAGTACCCACGAAATTCCGCCCGTACCCCGCACGAACACCTTCGAAATTACGAAAATCGGCCCAACCGCCTACAACACCTTCGAAATTCCCATCTACCCCACGCCACACCATCGAAAATCGAAATTCCGCGCCACCCTTCTCTGCCCCACCGAAATTCGCTTCTAACCCCACCCACACCTTCGAAATTGGGAAATTGACCGCACCCAATCCCCTGCATTCTGCAATCTTTACCCCAGAGGGATAAAGAGCAGGGGCGTATCGCAATACGCCCCTACAAGATCTGCAAAAACAACTCAGTCTATCTTATTACCGTAATCTTTTCACACACGGTTTTTGAACCCGAGTCGAGCCTGATGAAATATGTGCCTGATGGGACTGGGCGAGAGGCATAGTCTCTGCCATCCCATTTAACTGTCACCGGACCGGTCCCTGAGATCTCATAGCACCTCACCAATCTTCCGGATGTGTCGTAGATATTGAGTTCACCACTGCCACCGTCGTCCACCACGGCCACAATCTTAGTCGACCCCCTGAATGGATTGGGCGAGATCTTAAGAAGAGGAGCATCCTTGACCGCGCGGACCGGCTTCCCCTCATTCACTCCTGTCCCCGGCTCACCATCCAAGATTACATCATCAAAGAACGTGGTGTCCTCCAGTGCGGAAAGCGAGACACGAGCCCACACTGCATCGGGATGGGCGTCTATTCCCAGTACATACTGCACCCACCCCGATGTGTGAAAGGAATTCACCGTATTAGAACCGACAAGCGAGTCGTTTATGTCAAGCTGCAATACCTGGAATAAGCCAATTCCCATGAGTCCAGGGACATCAAGCCACAACGAAAAATCGTAATGTGTACCGCCCACAATGGGAACCAACGAAGTCGCGAAGCCCTGGATGGCAATTGTCTTACCGAGTGCTATTGAATAGCTTCCACTGTACGCATGGCTTGACTTGTATGCACTGCCAGAATCGAAAAGTGCGCTCGTTACCCACCACTCAGGTACTTGCACGCCCAGACTATCAAACCAAGTCTCAAATCCTGAATTCTGAAGCAGGTTAACGGCACAGGATGTCGACACATTTAACAGCGCTGCAGCTAGAAGGAAAAAGAAGAACCTCCTCATCCTTCCTCCTTTCAAACTAGGCCCCTACCGCAACACTTCTTGTATTTTTTGCCGCTGCCACAGGGGCAGGGGTCGTTTCTTCCTATTTTCTTACCTTCCCTTCTGTACTGTCTGACAGCAACTCCTGATTCGCTCTGTTGTCTTTTCGTTCTCCTTCCTCGAACACCGGCGGCAACTGCGATCGCTTCTTCTCGTTCTGGTTCTTGTTCTGCAGGGACCACGCTTGCGGTCCCGGGTTTATATGCCCTTGTCTTCTCTTTTTTCTCCTCCGCTTCAACTGGTCTAACTTCAATCCGGAACAAGAGCGAGATTATCTCCCCAAAAATCGAATCCTTCAGCTCCTTAAACAACCTGTACGACTCTCTCTTATACTCCACGAGCGGGTCCTTCTGAGCGTACGCCCGGAAGCCTATACCCTCCTTCAAAGCGTCCAACTCATACAGGTTGTCCCTCCACTCAGTGTCAACCGTGTGCAGCATGACGCTCTTTTCAAGTTCCCTCATCTGTGCTTCACCTATCACGTTCTCTTTTCTATCATAGGCAAACTTAACAGCCTCAAGAAGATTACCTTTCAGCTCTTCTACATTGGTTGATGCTCGCTTTTCTTCCGGTATTTCCAGATCAATCAAAAACATTCTCCTTGAGTCTGCCCTCAAACCTTCCCAGTCCCATTCTTCAGAGTATCTTCTGGAATCGGCATGTTCATCCACAATGCTTTCAGCCAGTTGTTCGATTATTTCGAGAATCCGGCCCTTTAGGTTGCTGCTGTCCAGGATCTCGTTCCTGAACCTGTATATCTCGCTTCTCTGTTCATTCATAACATCATCGTATTCAAGAAGCCTCTTTCTTATATCGAAATTGAACATCTCCACCTTTTTCTGAGCACCGGAAATCGCGCGTGTGACCAGCGGGTGGTGTATTGCTTCACCATCTTGCACTCCAAGTTTATCCATCACTCCAGCAATCCTATCCGAGCCAAAAAGCCTCATCAGTCTATCCTGTAGAGAAAGATAGAACCTCGAGGACCCTGGATCTCCCTGCCTTCCACTTCTTCCGCGGAGCTGCCTGTCGATCCTTCTGGCCTCATGGCGCTCTGTCCCGAGAATGTGAAGCCCACAGGGTATCTCCTGCCTGCATTGCTGTTCCATGTACTCGTGTGCGCAATTTTCACAGTCCTTGTCCTCGCAGAAAATGCAACACTTTTCACACTTCACAACTCCTGGCCCAAGCTTTATATCCGTACCTCTGCCAGCCATATTGGTCGCTATGGTTACCCTTCCAGCCTCACCCGCGTGCGCGATAATCTCAGCCTCTTTCTGGTGGTGCTTGGCATTCAAAACTGAGTGTTCTATCCCTTTGCGTGTCAACATACGAGAGAGCGTCTCCGACACATCCACAGAAACGGTTCCCACCAGCATGGGCCTTCCTGCACGGTGCATCTTCTGTATCTCTTCGATTACCGCGTTATACTTTTCCCTGCGGGTCTTATATATGACGTCGTCATAATTCACTCTTCTTACGGGTTCGTTCGTCGGAATCACAACAACATCGAGCTTATAGATATCCCAGAACTCATGAGCTTCAGTCTCAGCAGTACCTGTCATTCCAGCAAGTTTCTGATACATCCGGAAGTAGTTCTGAAGCGTAACCGTCGCAAAAGTCTGTGTCTGCTCTCCAACTCTCACGTTCTCTTTGGCTTCGATAGCCTCATGGAGCCCTTCAGAATATCTCCTGCCGGCCATCAATCTGCCGGTGAACTCATCAACAATCAGCACTCTGCCTTCCTGAACAACATACTGTTCATCCACAAAGAAAAGAGAGTGTGCTCTAAGAAGCTGGCGAATGGTATTGTTCAAATCCATCTTCTCGGCGTTCTTCTGGTATAGATGGTTGCTTTCAACAGACTTCTCCCTCGGACTGAGTGAATCATTCTCTTCAATTTGCTTCAGTTCAGTGGCGAGGTCTGGCAGTGTGAAAAAATCGGGACTTTTGGTCGGGGACAAGAAATGCTTCGCGTCCTCTGAAAGGTCAACCACATTGGACTTCTCATCTATGTTGTAGAGAAGTTTCTCATCCAGTTCGTACATCCTCTTGCTCTGTATGTATTCTATCTCAGCTCTTTCAACCAGCTTCTGCACACCTGGCTCCTGCAAAACCTTCATCAACCTTTTGTTCCTTGGAGCACCCCTCTGTGCCATGAGCAGTTTGACGCCCGCCTCATCTTCCTCTCCTTTCTTAAGGAGCGCCTCTGCCTCTGCAATGGTTTTGTTGACAAGAAGGGTCTGTTTGTGAACCAGTTCGTCAACCGGTTTCTTCCATCTATCAAATTGTTCGTGGGTAGAATGCTCAACAGGGCCTGAGATGATTAGTGGTGTACGCGCCTCATCCACAAGCACAGAATCCACCTCATCCACAATAGCATAGTGATGGCCATGCTGGACTCTGTGGTCCGGATTTCTGCTCATGTTGTCTCTAAGATAGTCGAAGCCAAACTCATTGTTCGTTCCGTAGGTGATGTCACAGGAGTACTCGATTTTCCTTTCTTCAGGCTCCATACCACCCTGTATACAGCCTACCGTGAGGCCCAGAAACTCATACACCTTCCCCATCCACTCCGCATCCCTTCCGGCCAGGTAGTCATTCACTGTGACAAGATGCGCGCCCTTTCCGGTGAGGGCGTTGAGGTAAAGGGGCATGGTTGCAGCGAGTGTCTTTCCTTCACCCGTAGCCATCTCTGCTATCTTGCCCTCATGCAGAACCACTGCTCCCATTAGCTGAACATCGAAAGGCACCATGTTCCATTCAATCTCTATGGCGCTCACATCCCACTTCTGACCGACGAGTCTCCTGCAAACTTCCTTAACTACCGCAAACGCCTCTGGCATTAACTCCCGCAGTATCTTTTCTTCTTCTTCGTTGATCCGTTTTTCAAGATTCTCTCTTTGGAGTCGAAGGTCCGCAAGGATCCCCTCGTCTTCCTCAGCGGCCATCCTATCCTTAGTCTCAGCGTACTCGTTTTCCAGATCTATCATCCTCTCCCTGATGAGTGACCTGAACTCCGCTGTCTTGGACCGGAGCTCCTCATCAGAAAGGGACTTCAGACTTTCCTCGAAGGCATTTATCTCCCCGAATATGGGAGTGAGCCTCTTTATCTCCCTTTCGTTCTTTGTTCCAAGTATCTTTTTGGCGAATTTGCCCAGCACCAACTGTCACCTCCACCCAAATGTATGCCACAAGAACAAGGCTATGTCAAGAAAGCAATTACAAAATCAAGCGAAGGAATTCCCCCCCAACTGGAAGGGACAAACTGGCTACACAAAAAGTCCCGGAATGCTCGAGCAAAACACTGGAAACTGCGAACGAAACCTGAGAACCAAATGTTTTTCGAGGGTTCGATTTTCGGAATTTGTAGTTCTCAGTTTGTAGTTTTGTTCGAGATTTAAGCCCGAAATAGTACCGATTCTCGATTGAAGAGCGTGACCGCTCTTAGAAGGGTAAGAAAGGCCAGAACCACATTTACCAAGAATACCACGCCAAGATACTGCCA
This genomic interval from candidate division TA06 bacterium contains the following:
- a CDS encoding T9SS type A sorting domain-containing protein — protein: MRRFFFFLLAAALLNVSTSCAVNLLQNSGFETWFDSLGVQVPEWWVTSALFDSGSAYKSSHAYSGSYSIALGKTIAIQGFATSLVPIVGGTHYDFSLWLDVPGLMGIGLFQVLQLDINDSLVGSNTVNSFHTSGWVQYVLGIDAHPDAVWARVSLSALEDTTFFDDVILDGEPGTGVNEGKPVRAVKDAPLLKISPNPFRGSTKIVAVVDDGGSGELNIYDTSGRLVRCYEISGTGPVTVKWDGRDYASRPVPSGTYFIRLDSGSKTVCEKITVIR
- a CDS encoding DUF2089 domain-containing protein, encoding MTRMPGGCPVCQEILTVRSLYCPACKVKIEGEFELPKLLSLTPEQMEFIQVFLRSRGNIKEVERELGISYPTVRTRLGDVIATLGYEVEPVEEPDSSSVLASLEKGDITVEEAVKRLRGEA
- the secA gene encoding preprotein translocase subunit SecA, which codes for MGKFAKKILGTKNEREIKRLTPIFGEINAFEESLKSLSDEELRSKTAEFRSLIRERMIDLENEYAETKDRMAAEEDEGILADLRLQRENLEKRINEEEEKILRELMPEAFAVVKEVCRRLVGQKWDVSAIEIEWNMVPFDVQLMGAVVLHEGKIAEMATGEGKTLAATMPLYLNALTGKGAHLVTVNDYLAGRDAEWMGKVYEFLGLTVGCIQGGMEPEERKIEYSCDITYGTNNEFGFDYLRDNMSRNPDHRVQHGHHYAIVDEVDSVLVDEARTPLIISGPVEHSTHEQFDRWKKPVDELVHKQTLLVNKTIAEAEALLKKGEEDEAGVKLLMAQRGAPRNKRLMKVLQEPGVQKLVERAEIEYIQSKRMYELDEKLLYNIDEKSNVVDLSEDAKHFLSPTKSPDFFTLPDLATELKQIEENDSLSPREKSVESNHLYQKNAEKMDLNNTIRQLLRAHSLFFVDEQYVVQEGRVLIVDEFTGRLMAGRRYSEGLHEAIEAKENVRVGEQTQTFATVTLQNYFRMYQKLAGMTGTAETEAHEFWDIYKLDVVVIPTNEPVRRVNYDDVIYKTRREKYNAVIEEIQKMHRAGRPMLVGTVSVDVSETLSRMLTRKGIEHSVLNAKHHQKEAEIIAHAGEAGRVTIATNMAGRGTDIKLGPGVVKCEKCCIFCEDKDCENCAHEYMEQQCRQEIPCGLHILGTERHEARRIDRQLRGRSGRQGDPGSSRFYLSLQDRLMRLFGSDRIAGVMDKLGVQDGEAIHHPLVTRAISGAQKKVEMFNFDIRKRLLEYDDVMNEQRSEIYRFRNEILDSSNLKGRILEIIEQLAESIVDEHADSRRYSEEWDWEGLRADSRRMFLIDLEIPEEKRASTNVEELKGNLLEAVKFAYDRKENVIGEAQMRELEKSVMLHTVDTEWRDNLYELDALKEGIGFRAYAQKDPLVEYKRESYRLFKELKDSIFGEIISLLFRIEVRPVEAEEKKEKTRAYKPGTASVVPAEQEPEREEAIAVAAGVRGRRTKRQQSESGVAVRQYRREGKKIGRNDPCPCGSGKKYKKCCGRGLV
- a CDS encoding phosphomannomutase/phosphoglucomutase — encoded protein: MNPHIFRQYDIRGVAASDLTDDVVQRIGRAFGTHLKRAGRKRLVLGRDVRLSSPRIAKTIKKGLLSTGCNVIDLGVVPTPVFYFSIYRLRAQGGVMVTGSHLLKKYNGLKLCKDAETIYGKEIQKIRKIAESGKFLTGRGRENRRSVTEAYKDSVVKKNRVEKKLKVVIDPGNGTGGPIVRSILRELGCRVECINCKPDGRFPAHQPDPTVPKYMTQLVQNVLEKHADIGIGIDGDADRIGVVDELGNLVWGDKLLALYAEELLSKVPGAEIIFEVKCSQALPEYIRSLGGRPKMWKTGHSLIKAKMKRDEALLAGEMSGHMFFAHNWYGFDDAIFASARIVSILSRADASMSVLLEKIPKYFATPEVRIESTDRRKFEVVDKVKSFFSQKYRTRKIDGVRIEYGDGWGLVRASNTEPIVVARFEAKTRKRLQEIEKEIMTRVNQYNEP